From Phycodurus eques isolate BA_2022a chromosome 20, UOR_Pequ_1.1, whole genome shotgun sequence, a single genomic window includes:
- the sgo1 gene encoding LOW QUALITY PROTEIN: shugoshin 1 (The sequence of the model RefSeq protein was modified relative to this genomic sequence to represent the inferred CDS: deleted 1 base in 1 codon) produces the protein MVREHLPKKPVGRTLEEIKEKLREKRNKQLARAAATSRTLRSRLAHPSGSSAGGATPGGLLKAVQQNNLALALALQAEKEKVRQANAVVLRLTRERQDLLLHLLLLKRTLHERRAVAASSPLVKTSEPRVEADEESPRRESVSECNTAGCQLTPICAASPKMDARPDADQIAPPPAVMAKRRHGEGGGRTSGRRSDRVRERHSVSEAYSGALVSGPPARDEGRRETTTTEAAPAEDDRVRARDYEPTGNARKHAPRRPRPKADGPLRGRKPERAPLKKPWENPKRVRSKSRDRSAPPPQQLNTSLGFNDTFDFDCEEAVHLTPFKAKPDHPEPPAPQPSSLSPESADSLYMPKKKSKRGRPSLETTEAIATRRGLAPPKGHEPTRTRVDRRECGRDGSRSRWPPVGFFQQSSPDDASARSSEAGHCGRRLPLGQRPGGRRDDDRRRRPVPFGDSLCPAPPPPSSPLASIWRRVTTREKRGLWGSALHDAAGRNALSRLSDVTNLSSPAATRPSTPAAARVRRRTVAMNYKEPSLSTKLRRGDKFTDVRFLPPGSPIFKKSRRSRASTGARHKLDKYNESFVGCR, from the exons ATGGTGAGGGAGCATCTACCGAAAAAGCCCGTCGGGCGCACTCTGGAGGAGATTAAGGAAAAATTGAGGGAGAAGCGCAACAAACAGCTGGCCCGAGCCGCGGCGACCAGCAGGACTTTACGCTCGAGACTCGCCCACCCAAGCGGCAGCAGCGCCG GCGGCGCGACGCCGGGCGGACTCCTGAAGGCGGTGCAGCAGAACAACCTGGCGCTGGCGTTGGCGCTGCAGGCGGAGAAGGAGAAGGTGCGGCAGGCCAACGCGGTCGTCCTGCGGCTGACGAGGGAGCGGCAGGACCTCCTCCTGCACCTGCTGCTGCTCAAGAGGACGCTGCACGAGCGACGGGCCGTCGCCGCTTCCTCTCCGCTG GTCAAAACATCCGAGCCGCGCGTGGAAGCCGATGAAGAATCACCAAG GAGAGAAAGTGTCAGCGAGTGCAACACCGCCGGGTGTCAGCTCACCCCGATTTGTGCag CTTCTCCTAAAATGGACGCCCGGCCCGACGCTGACCAAATCGCGCCGCCGCCCGCGGTGATGGCGAAGCGAAGACACGGCGAAGGAGGAGGGAGGACGAGCGGGAGGCGATCGGACCGCGTGCGAGAACGGCACTCCGTCAGCGAGGCGTACTCGGGGGCGCTCGTCTCGGGACCCCCCGCGCGCGACGAAGGCCGTCGGGAGACAACGACGACGGAGGCGGCGCCGGCCGAAGACGATCGCGTCCGCGCGCGAGACTACGAACCGACCGGGAACGCCCGCAAACACGCCCCCCGACGGCCACGGCCCAAAGCGGACGGGCCCTTGCGAGGACGCAAGCCCGAGCGAGCCCCCCTTAAGAAGCCCTGGGAGAACCCCAAGAGGGTGCGATCCAAGAGCCGGGACCGCAGCGCGCCGCCCCCCCAGCAACTCAACACCTCGCTGGGCTTCAATGACACTTTTGACTTTGACTGTGAGGAGGCCGTCCACCTCACGCCCTTCAAGGCCAAGCCGGACCACCCGGAACCCCCCGCTCCGCAACCCAGCTCGCTGTCGCCCGAGTCAGCAGACAGCCTGTATATGCCCAAGAAGAAGAGCAAAAGGGGGCGCCCGTCCCTCGAGACCACCGAGGCCATCGCCACCCGCAGGGGACTGGCCCCCCCAAAGGGACACGAGCCCACCCGAACCCG CGTTGACAGACGAGAATGCGGCCGAGACGGATCAAGAAGTCGATGGCCACCCGTGGGATTTTTCCAACAGTCGTCACCTGATGACGCATCCGCAAG AAGCTCTGAGGCAGGACACTGCGGTCGACGCCTCCCCCTCGGTCAGCGCCCTGGCGGACGTCGAGACGATGACCGTCGACGCCGTCCTGTCCCG TTCGGGGACTCGCTCTGCCCggcgccgcctcctccttcGTCTCCGCTCGCCAGCATATGGCGGCGAGTGACCACGCGCGAGAAAC GCGGCCTCTGGGGCTCGGCTCTGCACGACGCGGCCGGGCGGAACGCCCTGAGTCGCTTGAGTGACGTGACCAATCTGTCGTCCCCCGCAGCCACGCGCCCGTCCACGCCGGCGGCGGCCCGCGTGCGCCGCCGCACCGTGGCGATGAACTACAAGGAGCCCTCGTTGAGCAC GAAACTCCGGCGTGGGGACAAATTCACTGACGTGCGCTTCCTCCCGCCGGGCTCGCCCATTTTCAAGAAGAGCAGGAGGTCGCGCGCGTCCACCGGCGCTCGCCACAAACTGGACAAATATAACGAGTCCTTTGTCGGATGTCGTTGA
- the runx1t1 gene encoding protein CBFA2T1 — MICANVQKLADAAGRPGKRSTMPDSPADVKTQSRLTPPAMPPPPSTQGPPRNGSYTPTTLTNGSSSHSPTALNGAPSPPNGYGNGPGSSSSSLANQQLPPACGARQLSKLKRFLTTLQQFGNDISPEIGERVRTLVLGLVNSTLTIEEFHCKLHEATNFPLRPFVIPFLKANLPLLQRELLHCARLAKQNPAQYLAQHEQLLLDSSTASPLDSSELLLDVNDNGKRRTPDRTKENGFDRDAALHAADAHPSKRPCTVSPGGQRFSPSNGVSYQPNGLAHPGPQQPPPPPPPQHYRLDDMAVAHHHYRDAYRHPPANHREMRERGRAIGIHAGGRQEEVIDHRLTDREWAEEWKHLDHLLNCIMDMVEKTRRSLTVLRRCQEADREELNYWIRRYSDAEELKKSAAASGGQSRQQSPAAQDNAASDIHRELLHRPVSGYVPEEIWKKAGELVNEVKRQAVSELQKAVSEAERKAHEMISGERAKMERTVAEVKRQAAEDALSIVNQQEDSSESCWNCGRKASETCSGCNTARYCGSFCQHKDWEKHHHVCGQTLQAPPPAPQEGVAVAVPAPETPAPVSSSACTPSSCAGSPAPTPPAAPRSSTPGTPSSSSAPDGH, encoded by the exons tgACCAACGGTAGCAGCAGCCACTCGCCGACGGCCCTGAACGGTGCGCCGTCGCCGCCCAACGGGTACGGCAACGGGCCgggctcgtcgtcgtcgtcgctggCCAATCAGCAGCTGCCGCCGGCGTGCGGCGCCCGGCAGCTGAGCAAGCTCAAGCGCTTCCTCACCACGCTGCAGCAGTTCGGCAACGACATCTCGCCCGAGATCGGAGAACGCGTCCGCACGCTCGTGCTCGGATTGGTG aaTTCGACGCTAACCATCGAGGAGTTCCACTGCAAACTGCACGAAGCCACCAACTTCCCCCTGCGACCTTTCGTCATCCCCTTTCTCAAG GCCAACCTGCCGCTGCTGCAGCGGGAGCTCCTCCACTGCgcccggctggccaagcagaaccCGGCGCAGTACCTGGCCCAGCACGAGCAGCTGCTGCTGGACAGCAGCACGGCGTCGCCGCTGGACTCGTCCGAGCTGCTGCTGGACGTCAACGACAACGGCAAGCGGCGCACGCCCGACAG AACTAAAGAGAACGGCTTCGACCGAGACGCCGCCCTGCACGCGGCGGACGCGCACCCCAGCAAGCGGCCGTGCACCGTCAGCCCCGGCGGGCAACGCTTCAGCCCGTCCAACGGCGTCTCGTACCAGCCCAACGGCCTGGCGCACCCGGGCCCGcagcagccgccgccgccgccgccgccgcagcaCTACCGGCTGGACGACATGGCCGTCGCCCACCACCACTACCGCGACGCCTACCGCCACCCGCCCGCCAACCACAGGGAGATGCGCGAGAGGGGCCGCGCCATCG GCATCCACGCGGGGGGCCGCCAGGAGGAGGTGATCGACCACCGGCTGACGGACAGGGAGTGGGCCGAGGAGTGGAAGCACCTTGACCAT CTGCTCAACTGCATCATGGACATGGTGGAGAAGACGCGGCGCTCGCTGACGGTGCTGCGACGCTGCCAGGAGGCCGACCGCGAGGAGCTCAACTACTGGATCCGACGTTACAGCGACGCCGAGGAGCTGAAGAAGAGCGCCGCCGCCTCCGGTGGCCAGTCCAGGCAGCAGAGTCCCGCGGCGCAGGACAATGCCGCATCCG ACATTCACAGGGAGCTTCTGCATCGGCCCGTTTCTGGCTACGTCCCTGAAGAAATCTGGAAGAAAGCTGGTGA GCTGGTGAACGAGGTGAAGCGTCAGGCCGTGTCGGAGCTGCAGAAGGCCGTGTCGGAGGCCGAGCGCAAGGCGCACGAGATGATCAGCGGCGAGCGCGCCAAGATGGAGCGGACGGTCGCCGAGGTCAAGCGGCAGGCGGCCGAGGACGCGCTGTCCATCGTCAACCAGCAGGAGGACTCCAGCGAG AGCTGCTGGAACTGCGGTCGCAAAGCCAGCGAGACGTGCAGCGGCTGCAACACGGCTCGCTACTGCGGCTCCTTCTGCCAGCACAAAGACTGGGAGAAGCACCACCACGTCTGCGGGCAGACCCTCCAAGCCCCGCCGCCGGCGCCGCAGGAGGGCGTCGCCGTCGCCGTCCCCGCCCCCGAGACCCCCGCCCCGGTCAGCTCCTCCGCGTGCACCCCCAGCAGCTGCGCCGGCAGTCCGGCTCCCACTCCGCCCGCGGCCCCTCGCTCGTCCACGCCGGGCAccccgtcgtcgtcgtccgccCCGGACGGCCACTAG
- the kat2b gene encoding histone acetyltransferase KAT2B isoform X1, translated as MADSSAGIEQGSPAIGAVGSAPAAPGPGGADEGSGAVGGSARIGVKKAQLRSSPRPKKLEKLGVYSSCKAEGACKCNGWKSQNPPPTPPRSEQQQPVAGSLHEPCRSCSHTLGDHVSHLELVPEDEINRLLGMALDVEHLYTCVHKEEDADTKQVYFSLFKLLRKSVLQMGKPTLEAQESPPFERPSIEQGVNNFVQYKFSHLPSKEHQTIVELAKMFLKQINFWQLETPSQRRQRLPNDDTAGYKADYTRWLCFCNVPQFCDSLPRYDTTQIFGRTLLRSVFTVMRKQLLEQARQEKDKLPPEKRTLILTHFPKFLSMLEEEVYSHSSPIWGQEFSAGAPGGQIPVHTVVSAPPVARPLYYSISPASSADLSSGAGSPARKTSTALEPPAVGEKRKPAEPLPQEGSKRPRVLGDIPVELIDEVMATIADPAAVPETGLLSAHSARDEAARLEERRGVIEFHVIGNSLNQKPNKRILMWLVGLQNVFSHQLPRMPKEYITRLVFDPKHKTLSLIKDGRVIGGICFRMFPSQGFTEIVFCAVTSNEQVKGYGTHLMNHLKEYHIKHHILNFLTYADEYAIGYFKKQGFSKDIKVPKAKYVGYIKDYEGATLMGCELNPSIPYTEFSVIIKKQKEIIKKLIERKQVQIRKVYPGLSCFKDGVRQIPIESIPGIRESGWKPPGKGKEAKDPEQLYGALKSILTHVKSHQNAWPFMEPVKKTEAPGYYQVIRFPMDLKTMSERLKSRYYTTRKLFMADMQRVFTNCREYNPPESEYYKCANLLEKFFYTKIKEAGLIDK; from the exons ATGGCCGACAGCAGCGCGGGGATCGAGCAGGGCTCGCCGGCTATCGGCGCCGTGGGCTcggctccggccgctccggGTCCCGGCGGCGCCGACGAGGGCTCCGGCGCCGTTGGAGGCTCCGCGCGGATCGGCGTGAAGAAGGCGCAACTCCGCTCGTCGCCTCGGCCCAAGAAGCTGGAGAAGCTCGGCGTCTATTCGTCCTGCAAG GCGGAGGGCGCGTGCAAGTGCAACGGCTGGAAGAGTCAGAACCCGCCGCCGACGCCGCCGCGCAGCGAGCAGCAGCAGCCCGTCGCCGGCAGCCTGCACGAGCCCTGCCGCAGCTGCTCGCACACGCTGG GGGATCACGTGAGCCATCTGGAGCTTGTTCCCGAGGACGAGATCAACCGGCTGCTGGGCATGGCGCTGGACGTGGAGCACCTGTACACGTGCGTGCACAAGGAGGAGGACGCCGATACCAAGCAGGTCTACTTCTCCCTCTTCAAA CTGCTGAGGAAATCCGTCCTGCAGATGGGCAAGCCCACGCTGGAAGCGCAGGAGAGCCCGCCCTTCGAGAGGCCCAGCATCGAGCAG GGAGTCAACAACTTCGTGCAGTACAAATTCAGCCACCTGCCGTCCAAGGAGCACCAGACCATCGTGGAGCTGGCCAAGATGTTCCTCAAGCAGATCAACTTCTGGCAGCTGGAGACGCCGTCGCAGAGGCGCCAGAGACTCCCCAACGACGACACGGCCGGATACAAGGCCGACTACACCAG GTGGCTGTGCTTCTGCAACGTGCCGCAGTTCTGCGACAGCCTGCCGCGGTACGACACCACGCAGATCTTCGGCCGCACGCTGCTGCGCTCCGTCTTCACCGTCATGCGCAAGCAGCTGCTGGAGCAGGCCCGGCAGGAGAAGGACAAGCTGCCGCCCGAGAAGAGAACGCTCATCCTCACGCACTTTCCCAA GTTCTTGTCCATGCTGGAGGAGGAAGTCTACAGCCACAGCTCCCCCATCTGGGGCCAAGAATTCTCAGCAGGAGCCCCCGGGGGTCAGATTCCCGTCCACACGG TGGTCAGTGCGCCCCCAGTGGCCAGGCCCTTGTACTACAGCATCAGCCCAGCGTCGTCCGCGGACCTCTCGAGCGGCGCCGGCAGTCCCGCCAGGAAAACATCTACGGCGCTCGAGCCGCCCGCCG TCGGCGAGAAGCGCAAGCCGGCCGAGCCGCTCCCCCAAGAGGGGAGCAAGCGGCCCAGGGTGCTGGGCGACATCCCCGTGGAGCTCATCGACGAGGTGATGGCGACCATCGCCGACCCCGCCGCCGTCCCGGAG ACGGGCCTGCTGTCGGCCCACTCGGCCCGGGACGAGGCGGCGCGCCTGGAGGAGCGGCGAGGCGTGATCGAGTTCCACGTCATCGGCAACTCGCTGAACCAGAAGCCCAACAAGCGGATCCTCATGTGGCTGGTGGGCCTCCAGAACGTCTTCTCGCACCAGCTGCCCCGCATGCCCAAGGAGTACATCACGCGCCTCGTCTTCGACCC GAAGCACAAGACGTTGTCGCTGATCAAGGACGGTCGCGTGATCGGAGGAATCTGCTTCCGGATGTTTCCTTCGCAAGGCTTCACTGAAATCGTCTTCTGCGCCGTCACGTCCAACGAGCAGGTTAAG ggctaCGGCACCCACCTGATGAACCACCTGAAGGAATATCACATCAAGCACCACATCCTCAACTTCCTCACCTACGCCGACGAGTACGCCATCGGCTACTTCAAGAAGCAG GGTTTCTCCAAGGACATCAAGGTGCCCAAGGCCAAGTACGTGGGCTACATCAAGGACTACGAGGGCGCCACGCTCATGGGCTGCGAGCTCAACCCCAGCATTCCCTACACCGAGTTCTCCGTCATCATCAAGAAGCAAAAAGAG ATCATCAAGAAGCTGATCGAGAGGAAGCAGGTCCAGATCCGCAAAGTCTACCCGGGCCTGTCGTGCTTCAAGGACGGCGTGCGGCAGATCCCCATCGAGAGCATCCCGGGCATTC GTGAGAGCGGCTGGAAGCCGCCGGGCAAAGG GAAGGAAGCCAAGGACCCCGAGCAGCTGTACGGCGCGCTCAAGAGCATCCTGACGCACGTCAAG AGTCACCAAAACGCGTGGCCCTTCATGGAGCCTGTGAAGAAAACGGAGGCGCCGGGATATTACCAAGTCATCCGCTTCCCAATGG ACCTGAAGACGATGAGCGAGCGTCTGAAGAGCCGCTACTACACCACGCGCAAACTCTTCATGGCCGACATGCAGCGTGTCTTCACCAACTGCCGCGAGTACAACCCTCCCGAGAGCGAGTACTACAAGTGCGCCAACCTCCTCGAGAAGTTCTTCTACACCAAGATCAAAGAGGCCGGGCTCATCGACAAGTAG
- the otud6b gene encoding deubiquitinase OTUD6B isoform X2: MDEGDVETPEEMILKQHRREKKDLQAKIQSMKNSVPKNDKKRRKQMTEEITKMEAELDQKHDEELRRLESASDAKDKKAVQERQRESRIAEAEVQNLRGERHLEGVKLAEKLSRRGLQIKEISTDGHCMYRAIRDQLLRRDKSELSVKELRCRTAAHMRSHADDFLPFLSDPDTGDAYAADDFEKYCSDVEHTAAWGGQLELQALSKVLQLPVEVVQADSPTVTVGEEHAGDAITLIYMRHAYGLGEHYNSVERADNS; encoded by the exons ATGGACGAGGGGGATGTGGAGACGCCGGAGGAGATGATACTAAAGCAGCATCGTAGGGAGAAGAAGGACCTGCAAG CCAAAATCCAGAGCATGAAAAACAGCGTCCCCAAAAACGACAAGAAGAGGCGTAAGCAGATGACGGAGGAGATCACCAAGATGGAGGCCGAGCTGGATCAGAAGCACGACGAGGAGCTACGCCGGCTCGAGTCTGCGTCCGACGCGAAG GACAAGAAAGCCGTCCAGGAGCGCCAGCGCGAGAGCAGGATCGCAGAGGCCGAGGTGCAGAACTTGCGGGGAGAGCGCCACCTGGAGGGCGTCAAGCTGGCGGAGAAGCTGTCGCGGCGGGGGCTCCAAATCAAGGAGATCTCCACCGACGGGCACTGCATGTACCGCGCCATCCGGGACCAGCTGCTGCGGCGGGACAAG TCCGAGTTGAGCGTGAAGGAGCTGCGGTGTCGCACGGCGGCGCACATGCGGAGCCACGCCGACGACTTCCTGCCGTTCCTCAGCGACCCCGACACGGGCGACGCGTACGCAGCAG ACGACTTTGAGAAGTACTGTAGCGACGTGGAGCACACGGCAGCGTGGGGCGGACAGCTGGAA CTGCAAGCGCTGAGCAAGGTCCTCCAGCTGCCCGTCGAAGTCGTCCAGGCCGACTCGCCGACCGTCACCGTCGGCGAGGAGCACGCCGGGGACGCAATCACCCTCAT CTACATGCGTCACGCTTACGGGCTGGGGGAGCACTACAACTCGGTGGAGCGGGCCGACAACAGCTGA
- the LOC133395641 gene encoding ras-related protein Rab-5A-like, with product MAGRGGATRPSGANKICQFKLVLLGESAVGKSSLVLRFVKGQFHEFQESTIGAAFLTQTVCLDDTTVKFEIWDTAGQERYHSLAPMYYRGAQAAIVVYDITNEESFARAKNWVKELQRQASPHIVIALSGNKADLASKRAVDFQDAQAYADDNSLLFMETSAKTSMNINEIFLAIAKRLPKTETQSAGANSGGRNRGVDLAEAAQPAKAPCCSN from the exons ATGGCCGGCAGGGGCGGGGCGACCAGACCCAGCGGCGCTAACAAGATCTGCCAGTTTAAGCTGGTGCTGCTGGGCGAGTCGGCCGTGGGCAAGTCTAGCTTGGTGCTGCGCTTCGTCAAGGGACAATTCCACGAATTCCAGGAGAGCACAATTGGAG CGGCCTTCCTCACCCAGACGGTGTGTCTGGACGACACCACGGTCAAATTTGAGATTTGGGACACTGCGGGCCAGGAGCGCTACCACAGCCTGGCGCCCATGTACTACAGAGGCGCGCAGGCCGCCATCGTAGTCTATGACATCACCAACGAG GAGTCTTTTGCCCGGGCAAAGAATTGGGTGAAGGAGCTGCAGAGGCAAGCCAGCCCGCACATCGTCATCGCCTTGTCGGGCAACAAGGCCGACTTGGCCTCGAAGAGGGCGGTCGACTTTCAG GACGCGCAGGCGTACGCCGACGACAACAGCTTGCTTTTCATGGAGACGTCGGCCAAGACGTCCATGAACATCAACGAAATATTTCTGGCCATTG CGAAACGATTGCCCAAGACGGAGACCCAGTCGGCGGGCGCCAACAGCGGCGGGCGAAACCGCGGCGTGGACCTGGCGGAGGCGGCGCAGCCCGCCAAGGCGCCGTGTTGCAGCAACTAG
- the kat2b gene encoding histone acetyltransferase KAT2B isoform X2, with translation MFFFRERTFSKETKMQHNAEGACKCNGWKSQNPPPTPPRSEQQQPVAGSLHEPCRSCSHTLGDHVSHLELVPEDEINRLLGMALDVEHLYTCVHKEEDADTKQVYFSLFKLLRKSVLQMGKPTLEAQESPPFERPSIEQGVNNFVQYKFSHLPSKEHQTIVELAKMFLKQINFWQLETPSQRRQRLPNDDTAGYKADYTRWLCFCNVPQFCDSLPRYDTTQIFGRTLLRSVFTVMRKQLLEQARQEKDKLPPEKRTLILTHFPKFLSMLEEEVYSHSSPIWGQEFSAGAPGGQIPVHTVVSAPPVARPLYYSISPASSADLSSGAGSPARKTSTALEPPAVGEKRKPAEPLPQEGSKRPRVLGDIPVELIDEVMATIADPAAVPETGLLSAHSARDEAARLEERRGVIEFHVIGNSLNQKPNKRILMWLVGLQNVFSHQLPRMPKEYITRLVFDPKHKTLSLIKDGRVIGGICFRMFPSQGFTEIVFCAVTSNEQVKGYGTHLMNHLKEYHIKHHILNFLTYADEYAIGYFKKQGFSKDIKVPKAKYVGYIKDYEGATLMGCELNPSIPYTEFSVIIKKQKEIIKKLIERKQVQIRKVYPGLSCFKDGVRQIPIESIPGIRESGWKPPGKGKEAKDPEQLYGALKSILTHVKSHQNAWPFMEPVKKTEAPGYYQVIRFPMDLKTMSERLKSRYYTTRKLFMADMQRVFTNCREYNPPESEYYKCANLLEKFFYTKIKEAGLIDK, from the exons atgtttttctttcgaGAGAGAACATTTTCCAAGGAAACGAAGATGCAGCACaat GCGGAGGGCGCGTGCAAGTGCAACGGCTGGAAGAGTCAGAACCCGCCGCCGACGCCGCCGCGCAGCGAGCAGCAGCAGCCCGTCGCCGGCAGCCTGCACGAGCCCTGCCGCAGCTGCTCGCACACGCTGG GGGATCACGTGAGCCATCTGGAGCTTGTTCCCGAGGACGAGATCAACCGGCTGCTGGGCATGGCGCTGGACGTGGAGCACCTGTACACGTGCGTGCACAAGGAGGAGGACGCCGATACCAAGCAGGTCTACTTCTCCCTCTTCAAA CTGCTGAGGAAATCCGTCCTGCAGATGGGCAAGCCCACGCTGGAAGCGCAGGAGAGCCCGCCCTTCGAGAGGCCCAGCATCGAGCAG GGAGTCAACAACTTCGTGCAGTACAAATTCAGCCACCTGCCGTCCAAGGAGCACCAGACCATCGTGGAGCTGGCCAAGATGTTCCTCAAGCAGATCAACTTCTGGCAGCTGGAGACGCCGTCGCAGAGGCGCCAGAGACTCCCCAACGACGACACGGCCGGATACAAGGCCGACTACACCAG GTGGCTGTGCTTCTGCAACGTGCCGCAGTTCTGCGACAGCCTGCCGCGGTACGACACCACGCAGATCTTCGGCCGCACGCTGCTGCGCTCCGTCTTCACCGTCATGCGCAAGCAGCTGCTGGAGCAGGCCCGGCAGGAGAAGGACAAGCTGCCGCCCGAGAAGAGAACGCTCATCCTCACGCACTTTCCCAA GTTCTTGTCCATGCTGGAGGAGGAAGTCTACAGCCACAGCTCCCCCATCTGGGGCCAAGAATTCTCAGCAGGAGCCCCCGGGGGTCAGATTCCCGTCCACACGG TGGTCAGTGCGCCCCCAGTGGCCAGGCCCTTGTACTACAGCATCAGCCCAGCGTCGTCCGCGGACCTCTCGAGCGGCGCCGGCAGTCCCGCCAGGAAAACATCTACGGCGCTCGAGCCGCCCGCCG TCGGCGAGAAGCGCAAGCCGGCCGAGCCGCTCCCCCAAGAGGGGAGCAAGCGGCCCAGGGTGCTGGGCGACATCCCCGTGGAGCTCATCGACGAGGTGATGGCGACCATCGCCGACCCCGCCGCCGTCCCGGAG ACGGGCCTGCTGTCGGCCCACTCGGCCCGGGACGAGGCGGCGCGCCTGGAGGAGCGGCGAGGCGTGATCGAGTTCCACGTCATCGGCAACTCGCTGAACCAGAAGCCCAACAAGCGGATCCTCATGTGGCTGGTGGGCCTCCAGAACGTCTTCTCGCACCAGCTGCCCCGCATGCCCAAGGAGTACATCACGCGCCTCGTCTTCGACCC GAAGCACAAGACGTTGTCGCTGATCAAGGACGGTCGCGTGATCGGAGGAATCTGCTTCCGGATGTTTCCTTCGCAAGGCTTCACTGAAATCGTCTTCTGCGCCGTCACGTCCAACGAGCAGGTTAAG ggctaCGGCACCCACCTGATGAACCACCTGAAGGAATATCACATCAAGCACCACATCCTCAACTTCCTCACCTACGCCGACGAGTACGCCATCGGCTACTTCAAGAAGCAG GGTTTCTCCAAGGACATCAAGGTGCCCAAGGCCAAGTACGTGGGCTACATCAAGGACTACGAGGGCGCCACGCTCATGGGCTGCGAGCTCAACCCCAGCATTCCCTACACCGAGTTCTCCGTCATCATCAAGAAGCAAAAAGAG ATCATCAAGAAGCTGATCGAGAGGAAGCAGGTCCAGATCCGCAAAGTCTACCCGGGCCTGTCGTGCTTCAAGGACGGCGTGCGGCAGATCCCCATCGAGAGCATCCCGGGCATTC GTGAGAGCGGCTGGAAGCCGCCGGGCAAAGG GAAGGAAGCCAAGGACCCCGAGCAGCTGTACGGCGCGCTCAAGAGCATCCTGACGCACGTCAAG AGTCACCAAAACGCGTGGCCCTTCATGGAGCCTGTGAAGAAAACGGAGGCGCCGGGATATTACCAAGTCATCCGCTTCCCAATGG ACCTGAAGACGATGAGCGAGCGTCTGAAGAGCCGCTACTACACCACGCGCAAACTCTTCATGGCCGACATGCAGCGTGTCTTCACCAACTGCCGCGAGTACAACCCTCCCGAGAGCGAGTACTACAAGTGCGCCAACCTCCTCGAGAAGTTCTTCTACACCAAGATCAAAGAGGCCGGGCTCATCGACAAGTAG
- the otud6b gene encoding deubiquitinase OTUD6B isoform X1: protein MDEGDVETPEEMILKQHRREKKDLQAKIQSMKNSVPKNDKKRRKQMTEEITKMEAELDQKHDEELRRLESASDAKVEEVPNGVEEVLNGVEAQTVEQQPRVTKAQKRRDKKAVQERQRESRIAEAEVQNLRGERHLEGVKLAEKLSRRGLQIKEISTDGHCMYRAIRDQLLRRDKSELSVKELRCRTAAHMRSHADDFLPFLSDPDTGDAYAADDFEKYCSDVEHTAAWGGQLELQALSKVLQLPVEVVQADSPTVTVGEEHAGDAITLIYMRHAYGLGEHYNSVERADNS, encoded by the exons ATGGACGAGGGGGATGTGGAGACGCCGGAGGAGATGATACTAAAGCAGCATCGTAGGGAGAAGAAGGACCTGCAAG CCAAAATCCAGAGCATGAAAAACAGCGTCCCCAAAAACGACAAGAAGAGGCGTAAGCAGATGACGGAGGAGATCACCAAGATGGAGGCCGAGCTGGATCAGAAGCACGACGAGGAGCTACGCCGGCTCGAGTCTGCGTCCGACGCGAAG GTGGAGGAGGTGCCGAATGGGGTGGAGGAGGTGCTGAATGGGGTGGAGGCGCAGACGGTTGAGCAGCAGCCCCGCGTCACAAAAGCCCAGAAGAGGAGG GACAAGAAAGCCGTCCAGGAGCGCCAGCGCGAGAGCAGGATCGCAGAGGCCGAGGTGCAGAACTTGCGGGGAGAGCGCCACCTGGAGGGCGTCAAGCTGGCGGAGAAGCTGTCGCGGCGGGGGCTCCAAATCAAGGAGATCTCCACCGACGGGCACTGCATGTACCGCGCCATCCGGGACCAGCTGCTGCGGCGGGACAAG TCCGAGTTGAGCGTGAAGGAGCTGCGGTGTCGCACGGCGGCGCACATGCGGAGCCACGCCGACGACTTCCTGCCGTTCCTCAGCGACCCCGACACGGGCGACGCGTACGCAGCAG ACGACTTTGAGAAGTACTGTAGCGACGTGGAGCACACGGCAGCGTGGGGCGGACAGCTGGAA CTGCAAGCGCTGAGCAAGGTCCTCCAGCTGCCCGTCGAAGTCGTCCAGGCCGACTCGCCGACCGTCACCGTCGGCGAGGAGCACGCCGGGGACGCAATCACCCTCAT CTACATGCGTCACGCTTACGGGCTGGGGGAGCACTACAACTCGGTGGAGCGGGCCGACAACAGCTGA